A genomic stretch from Megalobrama amblycephala isolate DHTTF-2021 linkage group LG22, ASM1881202v1, whole genome shotgun sequence includes:
- the LOC125257749 gene encoding zinc finger MYM-type protein 1-like, whose protein sequence is MPQKSGNQKRKEKKIRELKEAKGRQYVTQYFTRKESNEPAAATGPAVSQPLTPASPESASALPHEEEVPGPSSCLSGRTEEVEEEMEEGTDASERQMAESEDGDAEDGLNVEGFERKENIVTNDPGLWPAVCTDQDREDIVRKLAVTMREKKVEMPCDSGGKPFPEYLNYTKSANKRERIKRDWLTFSQSNQSLYCIPCVLFSSIQKKPSCSALASQNGFKMCHVKWRHMYNKLPIHERSDAHRDCYLRWKNLQTSVLQDKGIDSLLNREFQTEIEKNRAILERLLDVTLHLASRNLPFRGKISDLYDVHNGNFLGTLELLSHYDPLLKEHFQKIRDNKQKKKEGKQTRLTHYLSSESQNEFINLCGRRVLKRILQEREDAVYYAVIADATPDISHTEQNVVVLRYVKYDKEKDEWEITERFLEFKDFYKKTGSEIAKMIESVLCEHGIDISDCRGQGYDNGANMSGKVKGVQAEILRKNKLATYSPCASHTLNLVGVHAAQSSPDVSTFFGCINRLYTFVSSSPERWAIYKEQTGSSLHQLSDTRWSARIEAVKPVAKHLPSVINALDSILMTCSLTNEARSDANGLRKYFMSFDAILLLTIWLKVLQSIDDRNVILQSGKISLDIEAANIGALTEEMQSLRDAWGYLLAEAKLIAREAHVTPQLSKECSRKKKRKRFHDETCEEETTSETEFRNTVFYTAMDSIISDLDTRFQRIADIVNEFYAVLKVGQISEDKISSVCQPLITKYSSDLTPDFENQVRHLNRVYASNFPPNLSPLELLNAICKLQLQSIFGEVCIALRLFSTLPVTVAGGERAFSKLKLIKNYLRSTMSQERLCSLAMLSIESELARELDFKDLINDFAAEKVRRWTFV, encoded by the exons ATGCCTCAAAAATCTGGAAATCAAAAacggaaagagaaaaaaataagagaACTGAAAGAGGCAAAGGGTCGACAGTATGTTACCCAATATTTCACAAGAAAAG AGTCAAATGAACCAGCAGCAGCAACTGGTCCGGCTGTCTCCCAACCCCTAACTCCAGCATCCCCTGAATCAGCCTCTGCGCTCCCACACGAAGAAGAAG TTCCAGGACCCTCTTCCTGTTTGTCAGGGAGAACTGAGGAAGTGGAGGAAGAGATGGAAGAGGGTACAGATGCAAGTGAGAGACAGATGGCAGAGAGTGAAGATGGAGATGCCGAGGATGGACTGAATGTTGAGGGATTTGAAAGGAAAGAAAATATTGTGACAAATGACCCTGGTTTGTGGCCAGCAGTTTGTACTGATCAGGATAGGGAGGACATAGTCAGAAAATTGGCTGTGACCATGAGAGAAAAGAAAGTGGAAATGCCATGCGATTCAGGGGGGAAGCCGTTCCCTGAATACTTGAATTATACAAAGTCAGCCAATAAGAGAGAAAGAATTAAGAGAGACTGGCTTACTTTTAGTCAAAGCAATCAGTCACTTTATTGCATACCATGTGTGCTTTTCTCCAGTATACAGAAAAAGCCTTCCTGTAGTGCACTGGCCAGTCAAAATGGGTTTAAAATGTGTCATGTGAAGTGGCGTCACATGTACAATAAACTCCCAATCCATGAGAGGAGTGATGCACACAGAGACTGCTACTTAAGATGGAAAAATCTGCAAACATCTGTTTTACAAGATAAAGGTATAGACTCTCTGTTAAACAGGGAGTTCCAAACAGAAATTGAGAAAAATAGGGCCATCCTGGAGAGACTGTTAGATGTTACCCTACACCTGGCCTCAAGAAACTTGCCTTTCAGAGGCAAAATAAGCGACTTATATGACGTTCATAATGGCAATTTCCTAGGCACACTGGAGCTTTTGTCACATTATGATCCTCTGCTGAAAGAGCACTTTCAAAAAATCAGggacaacaaacaaaaaaaaaaagaaggaaaacaaACCAGGCTAACACATTATCTTAGCTCTGAAAGTCAAAATGAGTTCATCAACTTATGTGGCAGACGAGTTCTGAAAAGAATTCTACAGGAAAGGGAGGATGCCGTCTATTATGCAGTCATCGCCGATGCCACACCAGACATTTCCCATACAGAGCAAAACGTGGTGGTACTACGGTATGTCAAATATGACAAAGAAAAAGACGAGTGGGAGATCACTGAGAGGTTCCTTGAATTTAAGGATTTTTACAAAAAGACAGGGAGTGAGATAGCAAAGATGATTGAGTCTGTTCTTTGTGAGCATGGGATTGACATCAGTGATTGCAGAGGACAGGGATATGACAATGGGGCAAATATGTCAGGGAAGGTAAAGGGAGTCCAAGCTGAAATACTGAGGAAAAACAAGCTAGCTACTTATTCACCTTGTGCCTCTCATACATTAAATCTTGTCGGCGTACATGCTGCACAATCAAGTCCAGATGTATCCACCTTTTTTGGCTGCATAAATCGCCTGTACACATTTGTAAGTAGCAGCCCAGAGCGCTGGGCAATCTACAAAGAGCAAACAGGTTCCTCATTGCATCAGCTAAGTGATACCCGCTGGAGTGCAAGGATTGAGGCTGTTAAACCTGTGGCAAAGCACCTACCTTCTGTCATCAATGCACTTGATAGCATACTAATGACTTGCAGTCTCACCAATGAAGCAAGATCAGATGCTAATGGTCTCAGAAAATACTTCATGTCATTTGATGCTATTCTTCTTCTCACCATCTGGCTGAAAGTACTGCAAAGCATTGATGACAGGAATGTTATTCTCCAGTCAGGGAAAATCTCACTTGACATAGAGGCAGCCAATATCGGAGCCTTGACAGAAGAGATGCAGTCTCTGAGAGATGCATGGGGGTATCTCCTAGCTGAGGCAAAGTTGATAGCTAGAGAAGCTCATGTTACTCCTCAGTTAAGCAAGGAGTGCAGTCGcaagaagaaaagaaagagatTCCATGATGAAACCTGTGAAGAGGAGACAACTTCAGAAACAGAGTTTCGGAATACTGTGTTTTACACTGCTATGGATAGTATCATCAGTGACTTAGACACTAGGTTCCAGAGAATTGCTGATATTGTGAACGAGTTTTATGCGGTTCTGAAAGTTGGGCAGATTAGTGAGGACAAAATCTCTTCTGTGTGCCAACCACTGATCACTAAGTATTCCAGTGATCTAACTCCTGATTTTGAAAATCAAGTAAGACACCTAAACCGTGTATATGCTTCCAACTTCCCCCCTAACCTGTCACCTCTTGAACTCCTAAATGCTATTTGTAAGCTGCAGCTGCAAAGCATCTTTGGAGAAGTGTGCATTGCTTTGCGTTTATTTAGCACACTGCCAGTGACTGTTGCTGGTGGGGAGAGGGCATTCAGCAaattaaaactgataaaaaactaCTTGAGGTCTACAATGTCTCAAGAAAGGCTTTGCAGTCTTGCTATGCTTTCCATTGAGAGCGAGTTGGCTAGAGAGCTTGACTTCAAAGATTTGATTAATGATTTTGCAGCTGAAAAGGTCAGACGTTGGACTTTTGTTTAG